The Lepus europaeus isolate LE1 chromosome 5, mLepTim1.pri, whole genome shotgun sequence genome includes the window GGCTAACTGGCACGTGGTACCCGCATAGAGCGCACGGGCCGGTGAGCCGCCGCTCTTCCTAGCCCGGGCCTTTCTCGCCGCCGCAGGCTGATCTACTGGCTGACCTTCGCCGTGGGCCGCTCCTTCCGCGGCTTCGGCTACGGCCTCACCTTCCTGCCGCTGCTGTCCATGCTGGTGTGGAACCTCTACTACATGTTCGTGGTGGAGCCCGAGCGCATGCTCACCGCCGCCGAGAGCCGCCTGGACTACCCGGACCACGCCCGCTCGGCCGCGGaccacaggccccgcccctggggctgagccgccccgcgcccggcccggcccggcccggccctgccctgcccgggcgcggcgcggcgcggcgagCCGGACTTTCCGCCTACATGAGGGAGGGAGCCAGTCTTTTCCTTGGCACAGGCCTGTCCTGTTAGGATGCTGAGGGCCTGGCCGGGACGAGCAGGAGAGGCCCAGCCTCCCTCGGCGGCTCGCGGACTCTGCTCCCCCTCGCAGGCCTCCCTGTGCCGCCGCTCTCAGCCAAAGGCCTCCAGGAGGCTGGAGATACTGGCCATGCCCGAAGGCAGAGGCTGAGTTTCAGATCAAGCCAGGACTTCCGGTTTGAGGATGACCTCCCCgggggcctgggttcaggtccgtCCAAGACGAGCCTGTTGGACTGTTCCGCCCCAGTACAAAGCTGCTGCCTTCTTTCCCTTCCAACCTCAGCGGCCCCTGGAACTTCCCACCCCGAAAACTGCCCAGAAGTCCCGCCACGCCCATGGGAAGAGAGGAGGGCCAGGGAAATCTGCCGCCCAagaggagcaggtgtgtgtgtgtgtctgaacgCGTGTGCACATGGTGGCACGGGAATCCTTGGAAGGCACAGTGGCTGatgttaccccccccccccagtgtgtatatgtataacaATAAATCGCTACTAGGTCTACAATGACTGTGTCTTCCAGCAGAGGGAGGCTGGCGGGCGCCTGACCCAGAACCCACCTCCCTAGCCCTCCTTGCTGCCCTCCTGCTCCCTGGCACTGGCCCCGCCTCAGTCCAACACCACTCACACAGTGCAACTGGAGCGTTGTGGAAAAAGAAGTCTATTTCGTGCCTTCCAGGGCAGCCAAACAGCCAGCAGGCCTCTCACCTAGGCCTGTGAGTCCCATCTGGGAGGCATGGGGGCCACTTCCCCTCAGCAGCcaccctggccctgaccctggcccaAGGTGTGACGGTAGCCACTGGGGTGGGCGAAGGCTGGTCTCTGAGGCTTTGCAGAAAGCGAGATGGACGAGGGAAGGGCCAGGTGGGAGACGGAGACTTCTGCTCCAGAGGCGCGAGGCACAGCGGAGCAGCTCAGTGACGTCCccccacagagaggagagagggcttCAGTTTATGGACTGGTACTCTGAGGACCGCTTGTGGCGCagcagcagaaccaggactcccCCCAGCAGCATGAGCCCTGGCGCGCCCAGGGCCACTGCCATGATGCCCAGGACGAGCGGGGACAAGGTATCCACTGGAGGGGCGCCCACGCCCAGGAGCATCGACCTAGAACAGGCAGAAGAGGGGAGGGCTAAGCAGGTGTAGGAGAGAGGGCTGTGAGGCTCAGCTCTcctctgcaccccccacccccacccaggtccCGGCTCTCACCAGCTGAGGTAGTTTTGGTCCCAGTAGCCAGGGCCAGTGGAAGCCCCAAAGGTCAGATTGAAGGCACAGAGGTTGTTCTGGGACCCAAAGAAAGCTCGGACAATGGGTGACTCGGGGAGAGAGTATGCCAAGGTGGGGTGAAGAGGGGAAGAttggcagggcagggaggagtcTCGGCCCCCCTGCTTCTGGGAGAAAGCCACTGGTCGCCACTGCACGAAGCCTGATGGGACAGAGCCCCACAGCAGCTGGTCCAGCTGTGGAGAAAAGTAGACAAGGCAGGGTGAGGACCAACCTGGGCCCggctcccctcttcctccccctctcccggcCTCCATCTGGTGTCAGCCAGTGCACCGAGGGCATCAGGAGTCCTGGGTCCCAGGCCTGGTACTGGAACTGCTTGCCCCCAgggcctctctctgccccctgcagAAAGATGAACCAAGCTCTCTGCCAGCCCTGCAAGTCTGCACCCAGcaccttcctctgggcctccaggTCCTGGCAGATCCCTGCCTGCCAAGCACTGCCTTTTGCCTGCCTCCCCAGAGGGCAGAGATGGGCAGATTCATTATCACAGAGCCCAGCACTTAAAGTCACTGTTGCCCAAGGTAAATGAACAATTTTTCTGAGGTCCTAATGGGGCCCCGGCTGCATTCCCCACGCATCTGCTCTCCGCTGGAGCCTGCCtgacctggaagacagcaggtgcatATTCATCGTCGATGGAATGTTGCTCCTGCACTGAGGGGCAGTCGAGGCCCTGCCCCACGGTGGCTACCTCCAGCCCAAACAGGGACCGGTTTCCCCGGGAAGAGGCCCCAGCCAGAGACACCTCTAGCTGGCAGGTGTCCGCAGTGTGCAGGAGGcgaggcgggcgggcgggccggcCAGATCTAGAGAAGGCCTGGACCTAGGAGGGAGGCGGCATGAGGAAGACATGGAAGCAGATGGACGGATGTGCCAGAGGGCTGCTCCCGTCACTATAactcccaccctctggttcctGCCCCCTTACCCTGAAGGCCAGACTGCCATTGGCGAAGGCCTTGGTAGGGTCCCGTGTGGGGTGGCCTTGAAATGTAGCACTCAGGGTGGCAAGATCCAGCGTGTCCGTGATGTTGTTCCAGGAGAACTCGGCCAAGGGGTATGGAGGATAGGGTCTTCCCGGGGGCTCTGCTGCCGCATCAGACACATTGGTGCTGTCAAACTCaagcagctgggggaggggcggaacAGGGCTTGCCTCGGTTTACTTCTCCTGCATCGGCCCTGCTCACTCCCCACCGGCAGGCTGCCTcacccaccccctccaccctgaCTCCAACTGGGCTGAACTTGCTCCTCAGCTCGCTTCCCCATGGTTCTGCCCCACCTCCTCACCCTGGTAAAGACGAGGCCAGAAGAAAACTGGACGCTGCCCCTGGGGAGCACCATCAGGCCACCGTCGGGCTCGGGGGACAGTAGGAGGCTCCAGTTGACGCTCAGGACGCTGTGGGGGGTGTTGGTGGCCACCAGCAGCACGGCGGgagggcccaggctgctccacacaTAGTGCAGTGTGGAGTTGGCGCCTACCGCCCGGATATGAAGCAGGTTCCCAGTGGGGCCCGACTGGTCAGGGATGACCTCAAGAGACACCTGGAACAGGGAGGCGtggagggctggggagaggagtgTGTGGGAGCCAAGGGAATCCCAGGGTAAGGGGCACATcggaggtggggaggggtgcaGAGGCAGAACCAGGGCTCCCCGATCCTGGTGGGGAGGCCAGGACACACCCCGGGAAGACAAAATCCCAGCACTCGCCTGGACCTGGCTCACCCAGCAGCCACCCTTCAGCCTCACCCCTCGGCTGCCCCACATTCCATCCACCTGCAAGGTAGGCATTTCCTGACACCTCTACGGCTGTAGCCCTGGAGCCCTTACCTGGCGGGTCTCCTCCCCAAGCAGGCCGAACGGGGCTGAAGACAGAAGTAGACTCAAGAGGAGCATGGGGCTGGGGGCAcagcgcccccagccccagcgcaGCCCCCCACAGCCGCACATGCGGCACCAACTTCAGCTGGCGGAAGAGACACCGGAGTCATGTGACTTGGATTCAGCTGACCTCCCTAAAGGGCGGGGCCACCACACAAGTTCTTAAAGAGGCCGCATCCTTCAACCcggactgggaggcagcaggtgacagcttggGTCGCTCGCACCTGCGTTGAAACCTGGATTGGGCTCCTGACTCgattcctggcttccgcctggctcagccccagctgctgtgggcacttggagaaaGAAACGGTGGGTGGGAGAacggtctctgcctttcaaatacagaaaagtattCCTGTGTATTAAGGGTGTGTAACCCCCAACTGGACTGGCTCATCTCCTAGAAGATGAGCACTCCCGGCCTCTCCTACCGAGCAGTTACCTAAAGGGGGCACGTCTGGGGACGCGAGGCCCAAATGGGATCCCAAAAACACCACTTTCTGGTAGGAAGGTCCAGAGAGAAATTGGAAAGAATTCCAATAGCGTACCCTAGACGGTTCTTTTTTGTCAATCTTTTTTATTAACACCAGGAATGCAGGTTTTTGTCCCGTTGTGAAAAGACACATCAGAAAATGCAGTCTGAGAGCAATGCGTGTATTGTCCCAAGAGGGAGGTCGGTTGGTAATTTTTTTGGGTGGGCTTACATTATTTGACTTATGAATATGTGTGGAACAAAATTCAAAAGGCATCCAATGTTATCATCCCCATTTCCCCAGCAAACTGGCTTCTCCCAAGCCAACCACCATCACCAGTTTATACTCTCCTTCTGAAGACAGCCATGCGTCAACGCACACCTCCAAACATGGTTTTCCATCCCCTTTTCACTCATACTGAGGACTGTTCCATCAACGCACTGCAAGTTGCCGCGTTCTCCCCGTGGGGGAGGCCTCCGGGCTGTTCTCCAGAACCCTAGGGCTCCGGCACGGTTTTGCTACGGTGAACAATGCTGGAACACCCCAGCACACACAGCATTTCACGTTATCACCAGTTCTGGAGGATGAACACCCAGGAGTGGAGTCGTCACGTCCGAGGTGCACCTGACACAGCTGGAGGGCTCACTTCAGGTACACCTGCCAGGCATTCGCCAAGCTGGGATCCTATTTCCCCATGAGTAACGGTAAGTCTCATATGTTAGTCACTaacttttgcttctctggagCTATTTCTAccatttgcctattttaaaaatgaaccttcTCTCCTTAACTGCCAAGTTTTGCAAGTTCTTTAAGGAAATTAACTATTGTTACAAACATCTTCCCTCCCCCATATTCTTGCTATGCAAATTTTTAGGTATTCTCCCCTCCCACACTGGTGTATTTTAAATCCCATGTTTCTTTCTCATACgcgtttattttcattttcttgtactGGAATCTCAGCTGCCCAGGATCAATATGGCTGTAGTGAAGCAGGGATCCAATTTGATTCTCTTCTTTCAAATGGCTACTCTATGATGAACTGTTTCCTCAAAGTTTTTCCTGAGCAAAAAAGTACTGCTATGCtccaaggcagggctggggaaccttTCTTCTggcagggccatttggatatttacatcATTTGTGAGCCATAACACAATTACTAACCTAAAAGTTGACCtgctttagatttatttgaaaaaaataattttttgacatgcagagttagacagtgagaaagagaaacagagaaaggtcctccttctgttggttcacccccaaatggctgctatgtgccgatccgaagccaggagccaggtgcttcctcctggtctcccatgcgggtgcagggcccaagcacttggcccatcctccactgccttcccgggccacagcagaggtggactggaagaggagcaaccgggacagaatccagcgccccaactgggactagaacccggggtgccggtgcctcaggcagaggattagcctagtgagccgtggcgccggcctcaatttttttttttataaattggtagtttatttttatacatatatatggggtgtagtgacttctttttttaaaagatttatctgaaaggcagttacaaagaggaaaaggtagacagagagatcttccatccgctggttcactccccagacggccaccaACAGCTAGaactgcatcaatctgaagcgaggagcttcctttgggtctctaggggcccaaacactcaggtcttcctccactgctttcccaggccatagcagaactcgatcagaagtggagcagccaggactagaaccagcacccatatgggatgccagcactgcagcggtggctttacccactgcactggcctctcattgaattttttttttttaaagatttatttgaaagtcagagttacagagagaaggagagagagagagagagagagagagagagagagatggcttccatccactggttctccccagatggctgcaatggctggggctgtgccgatccaaggccaagatcctcctctgggtctcccacgtgggtgcaggggccaaggacctgggccatcctccatcgctatctcaggccatagcaaagagctggatcagaagaggagcagccgggactacaacctgcacccatatgggatgccagcactgcaggtggtggctttacccactgcactgccccttactgaatttcaagtccacCCTGTAGTTGCCATGGCAATACCAGATCAAAGGATATTCCCCATCCCCACTCTAAGGTCTGGGACCTGATAACAAGTTAACAAGACTCTTAGCTGAATGCAGGTTTTATTAATAgaaatttggggccggcactgtggcatagcaggtaaagctaccgcctgcagtgccagcatcccacatgggtgcctggctgctccacttccaatccagctctctgctatggcctgggaaagcagttggcgGTTAGGTTGctatttgggatacctgcatccaacGTAACAGTGCCTGGTTTAAGTGCCAGTTACCTAGCTTCTGTCTGATTCAGCTTCTGGTGTACATACTGCAAGGAAGCTGATCATGGCCCACGTGTTTATCcccatgccacccatatgggagacctgaatgaagttctgggcccttggtttcagactggcccacccATGGTTATTGCTGACATTAAGGACtctatctgttgtggccatttggggagtgaaccagtagatgggaagacctgttaattctcaaaacaaacaaacaaacaaaaaaccattcATAGGGTACAGCTGGTTTACTCTACATCACCATCCTTTATTGGTCTTCCAAGCAACGTCTTTAAGCTCTTTGCTTATTTGTACTTTTGCAAGCCCCTGTCCACTCTGCACCTCAGGAAGTTTGACAGCGTAGCTTCCAGAGCCGCACTGCTTAGATCGACATTTGTTCTCAGCCAAAAGGCAAGCAGTGAGGATCTGCCTGGATCTCCAGGCCTGCCAGCTACCAGCTCTGTGACCCTTGGACAAGCGACTGTTTCAGAATCCCCCTCACCAAATAGGGAAAACATCATCCATCTAATagggctgctgtgaggattaGTTTAACATACACAAAGCACTCAGAACACACCTGTTACATGCTACCTACTATGCTACCAAGTCTTCAACTTAAAGTGACTAagtcctgtggccagggaggagaTAAGACCGAATGTATGAATCACAGGGACAAACGCCCAGCAGCCAAAAGGACGGACTGCGAATAAATTAAAGGTTGGCCCCACGAAGTACATGGCTCATCTTTTTCCCCTTGgtaaaaacagtagaaaatgagaTTTAAGTGCTTCGTTTTGGCTAGCAGGGAAGACAGAGCTGACTGTTACACAATCTTGGCATGAGAACATGCCAGCAAATTAAAACATAGATTAGGGTTAGGGAGAACACTGggagaatgcagagaaaaggaGCTACAGGTTAAGGTCGGGAAGATGCTGGaaacaacaaaatacaaaaagagaTGCTCTAAGTCTTTCTGGACACAAGCCTGAGCCCTGGCACACACGGGGTGTTGCTCTACATACAATCATAGCCGGGGAACACCCTACATCTAGACAGGTTCCTCCTGTTCCTTGGGTGCTCCTAAAGCTTTATAGTGTCGTCCTTTAATTTCCATAAGGATCTTCCCAACAAACTGACTGACACATGTGAAAAACCCCATCAAGAAGACAGAGACTTAATAACTTCACTCCAGTCTCCCTTCTTCCTCACTGTGCTTTTCTGGCTCCTCCCTTTTCGTCAGGAGACAGAGACACGACCAAGGTTGAAAAACACGTAACAACTATCTCAAATGACTTAGATTTAATCATCGGAAGCAAACTAAATGGAAAGCTTACAATAGAGGAGAATTACATGTCAGTGCCTTTTGCAAACTGAGCTGGGACAGAAAGGGACTGGGGGCTGCCCCTCAGCCTGATCCCTTCCGAACAAAGACATCCAGTGTCCTGGGCACGCTGGCGCAGGAGGGGGCCTCCGCTGGCTCTGTGTTGAGGTTGTCCTGTGCACCACTCACTCCTGGCCGGCGTCAGGAGCCCCACCTTGCCGGCTTTGGTCATCGCCCTTCTTTTTGTGACCTGAGACGATGTCATCGATCCGTAGCAGCAGAACTGCCGTCTAGGAGAAAACCACACCCCCAAGAGGTcagcagggaagggagaggacaTGTTCTCCTTCAGACAGCAtcccccagctcctcccagagAACTTCCCTTTTATCTGAATCCTGCCTCTTCCCAGCCTTGAATCTAAAAGGCAGTGCCCCCTGAGCAGGGGATGCAGCTCGTGCTGCTGTGTGTGCTTCAGCTGAGTAGGGACACGGAAGGCCTTGGGAGACCTCTCGGGAATACTCTGCCTTCTGTAACCCCTCCCTTCAAGACTGGTTTTGGTAATCCCAAAATAAACTGCATGCACACGTCCTCGGGAGCCTTACCTCCACTGCTGTCTTATACGTCTGCAGCTTCACAGCCAGTGGCTCCCATATGCCCAGCTCTTTCATGTCCACCAAGGTACCCGTCTCACCATTCACACCCCAGGTCTCACAGTTCTCCTGGGTGTGCTTGGCCTGCAGTTGAAACAAGCAGATTGAGTTCAAGTAGTGAGCAGGGAACAGGAACATTAGATAAAAAGCTAAACCAAAAATACTGGATTGACATGGAAACAGCAATGAAAGCAAATTTAGATGAAAAGGAACAAACTAAAGGTGAACTTGGATAAAAAGAGAACCTTCCCCTCCTCACCAAAACAGCACGAAGAGGAACTCACCCGAAGAGAGGTAAGTAGACGgatggtgctggccccacagttcTGGATCAGGGTACGGGGGATGACCTCTAGGGCCTGGGCAACAGCCCTGTATGGCCACTGCTCCACACCAGTCATGGCCTTGGATTTTTCTGTCAAGGCGTGGGCCACAGCCATCTCAGAGGCCCCACCCCCTGGCACCAGCTGGGGGTCCAGGAGAACATTGCGGCACACCTGCATGGCATCCTGGAGGTTGCGCTCTACTTCCTTGGGGAAACAGACAGACACTATGAAGCCAAAGCGTGCTGACTCATAGAGGAATAGAAACACCAACAGATTTCCTAGATGCTAAGGTTAGCAAATCACCAAGGAGGGTAACCAGAAAAGGTCCTTGAAGTCCTACTGGTCAAGGCAGACGCTAACTCCCCAGGAAGAATGACTCCAAGAGGGCAAGGGTCAGGAGGTGTCATCCCAGCTGTGAGGTCAGGGCTGTTACGCTGCACAGAATGACACTCCGTCCCTCCCTGGTTGTATCCTTCAGGAGGCTGTATGGTGTAGTGGAAACATTCTCTTATGGATTAGGGATGTTGTCTTTGGGAAAGTTATTTTGCCTAATTGAGAAAAAGAAGTAGTATTGATAATTTCAACTGAAAACCAGGCAGTGGTTGCACAGAAGAGGAGGAAAGTCGTGCTCGGTAAACGTAGGCTGTGGAGATCCCTGCACAAGAATGTGAGCACCACGGCACagggggtgctggttcgagtcctagctgctccacttccaatccagctccttgctaatgtgcctgggaaaacagtggaagatggctcaagtgcttgggttcctacatccacgtgggggacctggatgaagctcctggctcccgacttcagtctggcccagttgcaattattgcgaccatttggggagtgaatcagtggacgaaAGGTTTCtccctttgtaattctgccttacaaataaataaatacataaatcttaaaaaaaaaaaaaaaaagaaaaggaagcaggGAAGTAATTTGTGGTTACAGAGCCAAATCAAATAGCTACAGATGGGCAACAGGTGCTTTTTGGCCCTCTGGGAAACTCTCGAGAAGTGGAATGATCTCTTTCATGTGGTCCCACTTCCTAGGTGGACTCACCGAGAGAATCTCTTTGCTGGCTCCCCTGAGGAGGATTGTGCAGGCCTTAGGGTCCTTGCATTCAGTGATGAATGTAAAATACTCATCTCCAATCTTCTTGATTTCCAGTAGGCCAGCTCCCGTTCCAACATCGTCTTCTCTCAGTTCCTCTGGTCGGCTGACTATCCGGGCCCCACAGGCTCTAttggagggagagggtggggaaaACCAGGCAATTTTAACTACTTTTTAACCATCTCCCTAGTCCCTAGGGTCTGTGTGTGGCGATTAGGGCAAAACTGGATTATCAGAAACATCACTTGAGAGGTCTTGGCTGCCTAGCGAAAAGGGTTTATAACCACATAAAGGCAAACTTTCTTAAATGAGTaggttttattaaataaaaccgTGTATATCCTGAAGGTTAATAATCATCACTACTATAACCAAATACTAGTATCTGGAAGAATGAGTTCTCATGCGTATCtaacatgcacacaccacacaaagGTCATGTCTACACAGAACTGATCCCACACTCCCCAGCTGGGTCCCGAGCTGTTATAGGACTGTTCCAAAGAAGAGGTCAAGGTCAAGCAATGAAGGTGAATTAAGTACCTAGTTTGACCCAATTTTAATGAACATAcactgatttctatttttatttatttattttatttttgacaggcagagtggatagtaagagagagggagacagacagaaaggtcttcctttgccgttggttcaccctccaatggccgcagcactgcgctgatccgaaggcaggagccaggtgcttctcctggtctcccatggggtgcagggcccaagcacttgggccatcctccactgc containing:
- the GLMP gene encoding glycosylated lysosomal membrane protein isoform X3; this encodes MCGCGGLRWGWGRCAPSPMLLLSLLLSSAPFGLLGEETRQVSLEVIPDQSGPTGNLLHIRAVGANSTLHYVWSSLGPPAVLLVATNTPHSVLSVNWSLLLSPEPDGGLMVLPRGSVQFSSGLVFTRLLEFDSTNVSDAAAEPPGRPYPPYPLAEFSWNNITDTLDLATLSATFQGHPTRDPTKAFANGSLAFRVQAFSRSGRPARPPRLLHTADTCQLEVSLAGASSRGNRSLFGLEVATVGQGLDCPSVQEQHSIDDEYAPAVFQVDAPGRGRPSSGYLVPARPGHHGSGPGRARAHAAGGSPGSAAAPQAVLRVPVHKLKPSLLSVGGRH
- the GLMP gene encoding glycosylated lysosomal membrane protein isoform X2, which codes for MCGCGGLRWGWGRCAPSPMLLLSLLLSSAPFGLLGEETRQVSLEVIPDQSGPTGNLLHIRAVGANSTLHYVWSSLGPPAVLLVATNTPHSVLSVNWSLLLSPEPDGGLMVLPRGSVQFSSGLVFTRLLEFDSTNVSDAAAEPPGRPYPPYPLAEFSWNNITDTLDLATLSATFQGHPTRDPTKAFANGSLAFRLDQLLWGSVPSGFVQWRPVAFSQKQGGRDSSLPCQSSPLHPTLAYSLPESPIVRAFFGSQNNLCAFNLTFGASTGPGYWDQNYLSWSMLLGVGAPPVDTLSPLVLGIMAVALGAPGLMLLGGVLVLLLRHKRSSEYQSIN
- the GLMP gene encoding glycosylated lysosomal membrane protein isoform X1, translating into MCGCGGLRWGWGRCAPSPMLLLSLLLSSAPFGLLGEETRQVSLEVIPDQSGPTGNLLHIRAVGANSTLHYVWSSLGPPAVLLVATNTPHSVLSVNWSLLLSPEPDGGLMVLPRGSVQFSSGLVFTRLLEFDSTNVSDAAAEPPGRPYPPYPLAEFSWNNITDTLDLATLSATFQGHPTRDPTKAFANGSLAFRVQAFSRSGRPARPPRLLHTADTCQLEVSLAGASSRGNRSLFGLEVATVGQGLDCPSVQEQHSIDDEYAPAVFQLDQLLWGSVPSGFVQWRPVAFSQKQGGRDSSLPCQSSPLHPTLAYSLPESPIVRAFFGSQNNLCAFNLTFGASTGPGYWDQNYLSWSMLLGVGAPPVDTLSPLVLGIMAVALGAPGLMLLGGVLVLLLRHKRSSEYQSIN